Proteins from a single region of Mytilus trossulus isolate FHL-02 chromosome 2, PNRI_Mtr1.1.1.hap1, whole genome shotgun sequence:
- the LOC134707944 gene encoding uncharacterized protein LOC134707944 codes for MMTSNAKRQIPELLASLGNSGVSSHNLPLSHSICCKLCLGIFNHPKILPCLHSFCLGCLQAYIHKSPENIQERKLICPICQEGNTLPGTGLKGLLDNKVIEHSIASNVPTLFLRRKQEPLFPGLYSDSEDSYEVLVKKANPKTNNEDDVYDEYSDTENIQWQNFIQRQKSADFETTDCDIKKPINISEALKGLSDEERLERLTNSLKNTFSFSQALQEHEFILDNEVRALRTPSSSSEYSFTQRDFLQDQLSCLQTEAMNIIYRLDGIKTSGDTWERSRVRIEQQIHTQIEQLINTIRQAERKLLNQIDSYGEHHASINPVSEGRQQLQSLLKNILGVIDFIRLVLNYGCGRGIEQYEKLVANRCEQILSKTVAVEKTEVSFAPGQILEEELDKLLGFLTFTTTHDEIWKFRDNETKDESIATTDSAIGDLKHENDVHQERNLPPSFSREFLQNENLLLENGQPFTPDSLTDDQEQQRLTVDQLIHKFSTEFGMRYNEILPDDNSSTPMTSSMTSENPTHSPIPEESNGNGIESEIQSVKTRHRPRSTKRRHSVSDVQQDLAHSRIDLSDNRYRGLIRDRKSSVPYCDIMTKTLNERPLSNDLEQTKRILALCKRQLLEAKSMGIYKNRAGTSPHSSVTSPESKMTRSLSVSHENTPPVSSSEHKLPRSRSISHDRSPLSSPEHTRMARSMSRDYVQSIRKRLGMEKPAGSEYDL; via the coding sequence ATGATGACGTCTAATGCGAAACGACAAATTCCAGAGCTGCTTGCATCTTTGGGAAACAGTGGAGTTTCATCACATAACTTGCCACTGTCACATTCAATATGTTGTAAGCTGTGCCTTGGTATATTCAATCATCCAAAAATTTTGCCTTGTCTTCATAGTTTTTGTCTTGGTTGTTTACAAGCTTATATTCACAAATCACCCGAAAACATCCAAGAGCGAAAGCTTATTTGTCCAATATGTCAGGAAGGTAACACATTACCGGGAACAGGATTGAAAGGTCTTCTCGATAACAAAGTAATAGAACATTCTATCGCCAGTAATGTGCCGACATTATTTCTGCGTAGGAAACAAGAACCACTCTTTCCAGGCTTGTACTCCGATTCAGAAGATAGCTATGAAGTTTTAGTAAAGAAAGCAAATCCAAAGACAAATAACGAAGATGACGTTTATGATGAATATTCAGATACTGAAAATATACAATGGCAGAACTTCATTCAGCGTCAGAAATCGGCCGACTTTGAAACAACTGATTGTGATATTAAGAAACCTATTAATATATCGGAAGCTTTAAAGGGTCTTTCTGATGAAGAGAGATTGGAAAGACTGACGAATAGCTTGAAGAATACATTCAGCTTCTCACAAGCTTTACAGGAGCACGAATTTATTTTAGACAATGAAGTCCGAGCACTGAGAACACCATCGTCTTCCTCCGAATATTCTTTTACACAGCGAGACTTTTTGCAAGATCAACTATCATGTTTACAAACAGAGGCCATGAATATCATCTATCGTTTGGATGGTATAAAAACTTCCGGTGATACATGGGAGAGAAGCAGAGTAAGGATTGAACAACAAATTCATACTCAAATAGAGCAACTGATCAACACGATACGCCAGGCAGAAAGAAAATTACTGAATCAAATTGATTCTTATGGTGAACATCACGCCTCAATTAATCCTGTTTCTGAAGGCAGGCAACAATTGCAATCGCTTTTGAAAAATATCCTTGGTGTGATAGACTTCATTCGACTGGTTTTAAACTACGGCTGTGGCAGAGGAATAGAACAATATGAAAAACTCGTTGCTAATCGTTGTGAACAGATTTTAAGCAAAACAGTTGCTGTAGAGAAAACAGAAGTGTCATTTGCACCTGGGCAAATACTTGAAGAGGAGTTAGATAAACTTTTAGGGTTTTTGACATTTACCACTACCCATGATGAAATATGGAAGTTTAGAGATAATGAAACAAAGGATGAAAGTATTGCGACAACAGATTCTGCAATAGGCGACTTGAAGCATGAAAATGATGTGCACCAAGAAAGAAATTTACCTCCAAGTTTTTCTCGCGAATTccttcaaaatgaaaatttactaTTAGAAAATGGTCAACCGTTCACTCCAGATTCATTGACTGATGATCAGGAACAACAGCGACTTACAGTTGATCAACTTATTCATAAATTCTCTACTGAATTCGGAATGCGGTATAACGAAATATTACCAGATGATAATAGTTCTACTCCAATGACAAGCAGCATGACATCAGAAAACCCGACGCATTCTCCAATACCAGAGGAATCGAATGGCAACGGCATCGAATCAGAAATCCAGTCAGTAAAAACACGACACCGTCCAAGAAGTACGAAACGACGTCATTCTGTAAGTGATGTTCAGCAAGATTTGGCACACTCTAGAATAGATTTGTCTGATAACCGCTACAGAGGTTTAATTCGAGACAGAAAATCATCAGTTCCATATTGTGATattatgacaaaaacattaaatgaaCGACCACTATCAAACGATCTCGAGCAAACGAAGCGCATTCTTGCTCTTTGCAAACGTCAGCTTCTAGAAGCAAAAAGTATGggaatatacaaaaatagagCTGGAACTTCTCCACACTCATCTGTTACTTCACCAGAAAGTAAAATGACTCGTTCATTGTCTGTGTCACACGAAAACACACCTCCTGTGTCTTCCTCTGAACATAAACTTCCTCGATCTAGATCTATATCGCATGATCGTTCACCATTGTCTTCCCCTGAACATACAAGGATGGCACGTTCTATGTCACGTGACTATGTTCAGAGCATACGGAAACGACTTGGGATGGAAAAACCAGCCGGTTCAGAATATGATTTATAA